A single Lolium perenne isolate Kyuss_39 chromosome 6, Kyuss_2.0, whole genome shotgun sequence DNA region contains:
- the LOC127308817 gene encoding LOW QUALITY PROTEIN: disease resistance protein PIK6-NP (The sequence of the model RefSeq protein was modified relative to this genomic sequence to represent the inferred CDS: deleted 4 bases in 2 codons; substituted 1 base at 1 genomic stop codon) → MDNIKYRFPSAASVACAGCGLRLLRRNRASSLGKLPAPQAPGASDGRCYFKIVSPDYFKQLWATIRPMKYLGGVREDRFIKDELKTMQAFLATAEATKHRDMLLKVWAEQVRDLSYNIEDCLDEFMVHVRSQSLTKRLMKLKDRHRIAAQIRNLKTRVEEVSNRNTHYNLIKMESSRTIDEVDSYSEDARNQMSSNIDEGELVGFAKTKKELFELVDVNTKDGRAKVICVVGMGGLGKTTLARKIYESEEDIVNNFSCYAWITVSQSFFKIEMLKDMIAQLLGVESLKKCLKELQGKVMQVKYLAEYLREELKDKRYFIVLDDLWTLDTWRWIEDIIFPSSNKKGSRIVVTMRDVGLAKECTPESLIYHLKPLDSVDATNLLXKSRKLHEDTEKDEKFRDLVERLVKKCGCLPLALLTIGGILATKKVVEWEKVYSQLPYELESNPSLEAVRRIVILSYNHLPSHLKSCLLYLSFFPEDWEIKVRRVVERWIAEGFVRVRTGFNIEDVGKSYFNELINRSLIQASRVSIEGVVKSCRVHDIVRDFIVSISRDENFVYVAGDDVTSVTEETFRHVACHGSKCQNIDMDFSHVWSLTVFGERPLVQSLPVSSPDLRMLRALDLENAQFRVTQKDINNIGLLRHLKYVNFSVESYIYKLPRSIGKLQGLLSLNIRDSYITEIPTEICNLKSLHSLCCTRASSYRFFDMDNPKDCLGSTFSFPMVFTPLVLPSVRAEEVAEQQMG, encoded by the exons ATGGACAACATCAAGTACCGCTTTCCTTCCGCCGCCTCTGTCGCCTGCGCAGGCTGCGGTCTCAGGCTCCTCCGTCGGAATCGAGCTAGTTCCCTCGGCAAGCTCCCCGCCCCGCAAGCTCCTGGAG CTTCTGATGGTAGGTGCTACTTCAAAATTGTGTCCCCAGACTACTTCAAACAGCTCTGGGCTACGATTAGACCGATGAAGTATCTAGGTGGTGTGCGCGAGGATAG GTTCATCAAAGACGAGCTAAAGACGATGCAGGCATTCTTGGCGACTGCAGAAGCAACGAAGCACAGAGATATGCTACTCAAGGTGTGGGCGGAACAAGTAAGGGACCTGTCCTACAACATAGAAGATTGTCTGGATGAGTTTATGGTTCATGTGAGGAGCCAAAGCCTGACAAAACGGTTGATGAAGCTCAAAGATCGTCACCGGATCGCTGCACAAATTCGCAACCTGAAAACAAGAGTTGAAGAAGTGAGCAATAGGAACACACACTACAACTTAATCAAGATGGAGAGCTCCAGAACCATTGATGAGGTAGATTCCTACTCAGAAGATGCTCGCAATCAAATGTCTAGCAACATCGATGAAGGAGAACTTGTGGGCTTTGCCAAGACTAAGAAAGAGTTGTTTGAGCTGGTGGATGTCAACACTAAAGATGGTCGTGCCAAAGTTATATGTGTCGTTGGCATGGGTGGTTTGGGCAAGACTACTCTTGCAAGGAAGATATATGAAAGTGAGGAGGATATTGTGAATAATTTTTCTTGCTATGCTTGGATCACAGTCTCGCAGTCATTTTTCAAGATAGAGATGCTCAAGGATATGATCGCGCAACTTCTAGGTGTCGAGTCTCTGAAGAAATGCTTGAAGGAACTTCAAGGGAAGGTGATGCAAGTAAAGTACCTCGCCGAGTACCTCAGAGAAGAGCTCAAGGATAAGAGGTACTTCATTGTTCTTGATGACTTGTGGACCTTAGATACGTGGAGGTGGATTGAAGATATTATCTTTCCTAGTAGTAACAAGAAAGGTAGTCGAATAGTCGTAACAATGCGAGATGTTGGCTTAGCAAAGGAATGTACTCCTGAATCCCTTATCTATCACCTTAAACCCTTAGATTCAGTTGATGCGACAAATTTGCTTTAAAAAAGTAGGAAATTGCATGAAGACACGGAGAAAGATGAGAAGTTCAGGGACTTAGTTGAACGACTAGTTAAAAAGTGTGGTTGTTTACCACTGGCTCTACTCACAATTGGAGGTATCCTCGCCACTAAAAAGGTTGTAGAGTGGGAGAAGGTCTATAGCCAACTCCCCTATGAGCTTGAGAGTAACCCAAGCCTTGAAGCAGTTAGGAGGATTGTTATTTTGAGTTACAACCACTTGCCA TCTCATCTCAAGTCATGTTTGTTGTACCTAAGCTTCTTTCCTGAGGATTGGGAAATCAAGGTGAGGCGTGTAGTAGAAAGATGGATTGCTGAGGGGTTTGTTAGAGTGAGGACTGGGTTTAACATTGAGGATGTGGGAAAATCTTACTTTAATGAGTTGATTAACCGAAGCCTGATTCAAGCATCAAGAGTAAGCATAGAAGGAGTTGTAAAGAGCTGCCGAGTCCATGATATTGTGCGTGATTTCATCGTCTCAATTTCTAGAGATGAAAATTTTGTGTACGTGGCAGGAGATGATGTAACTAGTGTTACAGAGGAGACCTTCCGCCATGTAGCATGCCATGGTAGCAAGTGCCAAAACATAGACATGGATTTTAGCCATGTCTGGTCATTGACCGTTTTCGGTGAGAGGCCCTTGGTGCAATCACTTCCAGTGAGTTCACCTGATTTGAGAATGCTCAGAGCCTTGGATCTAGAGAATGCACAGTTCCGAGTCACACAAAAAGATATCAACAACATAGGATTGCTACGCCATCTGAAGTATGTGAATTTTTCTGTTGAA TCATATATCTATAAACTTCCAAGATCCATAGGGAAGTTACAAGGCTTGCTCAGTTTGAACATAAGAGATAGTTATATTACAGAAATACCAACTGAGATTTGTAATCTCAAGAGCCTACATAGTCTTTGTTGTACTAGAGCAAGCAGCTACAGATTCTTTGACATGGATAATCCTAAGGATTGTCTGGGGAGCACATTTTCTTTTCCAATGGTATTCACACCTTTGGTTCTTCCTAGTGTTCGTGCCGAGGAGGTTGCTGAACAACAGATGGGTTGA
- the LOC127308816 gene encoding probable metal-nicotianamine transporter YSL8 has translation MMEPAEGSSPPPPAAPAPAPPAPAAAAAAREAISIEKAFEGKTLPAWNEQITVRSVVVSAALGVFLSFIVMKLNLTSGIVPSLNVSAGLLAFFLMKTWTSALERCGVFPRPFTRQENTVVQTCVISCSSIAFSGGFGTYILGMSRKIAEGFDEANNSLNVDEPSLCRLMAYLFLVSFVGLFSIVPLRKIMIISYRLTYPSGSATAHLINSFHTPQGAIQAKQQVSILFKSFMGSFMWSLFQWFYTSGNGCGFGSFPTFGMAAYERRFYFDFSATYVGVGMICPYIINFSLLIGSIISWGIMWPYIESKRGDWYDASLPNSSLHGLNGYQVFISIAMILGDGLFNFFSILFRTSYDMYLKRTGRAKATAAGIPFAGAGIMNANERQALSFDDRRRTQIFLKDQIPTSVAAGAYLLLAGISVLAIPHIFRQLKPKHVFWAYVIAPIFAFCNAYGTGLTDWSLSSSYGKLAIFIFGANIGAKDGGVIAGLAACGLMMGIVSTASDLVQDFKTGYLTLTSPRAMFVSQVVGTGLGCIISPVVFWIFYQAYDIGLDEGYPAPYAKIYRGIALLGTNGWNELPKYCLRFCLAFFILAIAICALKEVANSKCWWIRFYIPSALGMAVPFFLGSFFTIDMCVGSLILYMWQKSNPLHAQTFAAAVASGLICGDGIWSLPSSMLSLGNVNPPMCMRVFDAETNYQVENFLSTLPEVVAT, from the exons ATGATGGAGCCAGCGGAGGgctcatcgccgccgccgcccgcagcgcctgcgcctgcgccgccggcaccggcagcggcagcggcagcgcggGAGGCGATCTCCATCGAGAAGGCCTTCGAGGGCAAGACCCTGCCCGCATGGAACGAGCAGATCACGGTCCGGTCCGTGGTGGTGAGCGCGGCGCTGGGCGTGTTCCTCAGCTTCATCGTGATGAAGCTGAACCTGACCTCCGGCATCGTGCCCTCCCTCAACGTCTCGGCGGGGCTCCTCGCCTTCTTCCTGATGAAGACGTGGACGTCGGCGCTGGAGCGGTGCGGCGTGTTCCCGCGGCCCTTCACCCGGCAGGAGAACACCGTGGTGCAGACCTGCGTCATCTCCTGCTCCAGCATCGCCTTCTCCGGCGGCTTCGGGACGTACATCCTGGGCATGAGCAGGAAGATCGCCGAAGGGTTCGACGAGGCCAACAACAGCTTGAACGTCGACGAGCCGTCGCTGTGCCGGCTCATGGCGTACCTGTTTCTGGTGAGCTTCGTGGGGCTCTTCTCCATCGTGCCGCTCAGGAAGATCATGATCATCAGCTACCGGCTGACGTACCCGTCGGGCTCCGCCACCGCGCACCTCATCAACAGCTTCCACACGCCCCAAGGAGCCATCCAAGCAAA GCAGCAGGTGTCGATACTGTTTAAGTCCTTCATGGGGAGCTTTATGTGGTCGCTGTTCCAGTGGTTCTACACGTCGGGGAACGGGTGCGGCTTCGGGTCGTTCCCGACGTTCGGGATGGCAGCGTACGAGCGGCGCTTCTACTTCGACTTCTCGGCGACGTACGTCGGGGTGGGGATGATCTGCCCCTACATCATCAACTTCTCTCTGCTCATCGGGAGCATCATCTCCTGGGGGATCATGTGGCCCTACATCGAGAGCAAGAGAGGGGACTGGTACGACGCCAGCCTCCCCAACAGCAGCCTCCACGGCCTCAACGGCTACCAGGTCTTCATCTCCATCGCCATGATCCTCGGCGACGGGCTCTTCAACTTCTTTTCCATCCTCTTCCGGACCTCCTACGACATGTACCTCAAGCGCACCGGACGGGCCAAGGCCACCGCCGCCGGAATCCCCTTCGCCGGCGCCGGCATCATGAACGCCAACGAGAGGCAGGCGCTCAGCTTCGACGACCGCCGGCGCACGCAGATCTTCCTCAAGGACCAGATCCCGACCTCCGTCGCCGCGGGAGCCTACCTGCTCCTCGCAGGCATCTCTGTCCTCGCCATCCCGCACATCTTCCGGCAGCTTAAGCCGAAGCACGTTTTCTGGGCCTACGTCATCGCCCCCATCTTTGCCTTCTGCAACGCCTACGGCACCGGCCTCACCGACTGGTCACTCTCCAGCAGCTACGGCAAGCTCGCCATCTTCATCTTTGGCGCCAACATAGGGGCCAAGGATGGTGGTGTCATTGCGGGCCTCGCCGCCTGCGGTCTCATGATGGGGATCGTCTCCACCGCCTCCGACCTTGTCCAGGACTTCAAGACGGGGTACCTCACCCTGACTTCCCCTCGCGCCATGTTCGTGAGCCAGGTCGTGGGTACTGGCctcggctgcatcatctcccccgttGTCTTCTGGATCTTCTACCAAGCATACGACATCGGCTTGGACGAGGGCTACCCTGCCCCCTACGCCAAGATCTACCGCGGCATCGCTCTCCTCGGGACCAACGGCTGGAACGAGCTGCCGAAATACTGCCTCAGGTTCTGCCTCGCCTTCTTCATCCTCGCCATCGCCATCTGCGCCCTCAAGGAGGTGGCCAACTCCAAATGCTGGTGGATCCGCTTCTACATCCCTAGCGCGCTCGGCATGGCGGTGCCCTTCTTCCTCGGCTCCTTCTTCACCATTGACATGTGCGTGGGGAGCTTGATACTCTACATGTGGCAGAAGTCTAACCCCCTACACGCGCAGACGttcgcggcggcggtggcgtcgggGCTCATCTGCGGCGACGGGATATGGTCGCTGCCGTCGTCGATGCTGTCGCTGGGAAACGTGAACCCTCCTATGTGCATGAGGGTCTTCGACGCCGAGACCAACTACCAGGTGGAGAATTTCCTCTCGACGCTACCAGAAGTTGTCGCCACATGA